One Setaria italica strain Yugu1 chromosome II, Setaria_italica_v2.0, whole genome shotgun sequence DNA segment encodes these proteins:
- the LOC101782913 gene encoding uncharacterized protein LOC101782913 yields MAGIKFLTYNVWSCEHVAVYRRIRAICEIIERHDPDVIFLQLSKLNARKELLPEYSHSWAVGSPSPPHSPRAGKIPSDLLSARVYETHHRLRAATCSLAGPNPSDIGSVHRRARAGAFLEHFDAVHQPYDRSFVLDGNVVLGGDLGWDDDLDGPLRLGNEGWVDAWRELRGGDEDIAGGWTYDALANPMLRGLNLPAERRRPDRFICKLSDFKLGSIEMVGVEPILGVTRFDDKGNVLPVLPSHHFGLLLTISPKHG; encoded by the exons ATGGCCGGCATCAAGTTCTTGACGTACAATGTCTGGTCATGTGAGCACGTCGCAGTGTACCGAAGGATACGGGCGATCTGCGAGATCATAGAGCGCCATGATCCCGACGTCATCTTCTTGCAG TTGAGCAAGCTGAACGCGAGAAAGGAGCTTCTTCCTGAATACAGCCACTCCTGGGCGGTGGGATCACCGTCACCGCCACATTCTCCTCGTGCTGGAAAGATACCTTCTGATCTGCTGTCAGCCCGGGTATACGAGACCCACCACCGCCTGCGCGCGGCGACGTGCAGCCTCGCGGGCCCGAATCCGTCGGACATCGGCTCCGTGCACCGTCGCGCCAGGGCCGGCGCTTTCCTGGAGCACTTCGACGCCGTCCACCAGCCATACGATAGGAGCTTCGTGCTCGATGGAAACGTCGTGCTCGGCGGCGACTTGGGCTGGGACGACGACCTGGACGGGCCGCTCCGGCTCGGCAATGAAGGGTGGGTGGACGCCTGGCGCGAGctgcggggcggcgacgaggacatCGCCGGCGGCTGGACGTACGACGCGTTGGCGAACCCGATGCTGAGGGGGCTCAACCTGCCGGCCGAGCGTCGGAGGCCGGACAGGTTCATCTGCAAACTGAGTGACTTCAAGCTGGGCAGCATCGAGATGGTGGGCGTGGAGCCGATTCTCGGCGTGACGCGCTTCGACGACAAGGGGAACGTTCTGCCAGTCCTCCCCAGCCATCACTTCGGGTTGCTGCTGACCATCTCCCCGAAGCATGGTTAG